Within Mongoliitalea daihaiensis, the genomic segment CAACCAATCGGGTTTGGTGGTCACAATATTTGACTGTAATTGATTTAGTAAATTATAGAGTCCAAAATAGGTTCGGTTGATATATAAACCATGCCTAGATCCACGTGCCTGACGGGATTTTTTAAACATCTTATCGTTGGAGATACGATCGCCCAATCGGAAAATTTGCTCAAAATATGTGTCGTCGGCAAAATCAAAGGTTTCTGAATGGAAAGGCTTACCTAATAAGGAGATCATCTCTTTAAATACACCTTTGAAGTATATTTTTTCCTCCTCTGTGTCCTTATCAGAGATAAATTCTAATCCATAAAATATTTCATTTAACTCTTCCTCATTGATGAGCAATTCACGCTTAATCAACGAAAAATATCCTTTGTAGAAATCTTCCGGAAGGATTTTTACACAGCCGAAATCTATAATTCCCAATCGGTTGTCCGTCGTAATAATAAAATTACCTGGATGTGGATCAGCATGCACTTGCTGCAAATTATGAACCTGATGATGATAAAAATCCCATAAAGACTGACCTATACGATTTTTATCTTCTTGTGAAGGATTAGTATCAAGCCACTCCTTAATATGTTTACCCTCAATCCAGTCCATCGTAATGATGCGTTCCGAACTCATATCTTCATAATAGCCAGGAAAAGCAAGACCATCTATATGACTACAGGCAGTCGAAATTTCAAGAGATCGCTGCACTTCTAACACGTAATCGGTCTCCTCTATCAACTTACTTTCAACCTCCTCCATATAATGATCAAGCTCACGCTCATTCATATTCAACAAACGCAAAGCAAACGGGCGGACCAATTTCAAATCTGAACTAACCGAATCTGCAACCCCTGGGTATTGTATTTTGACAGCAAACTTCTTGCCTCCGCTCGTGGCTTGATGTACTTGACCTATGGAAGCTGCATTCACAGCTGACTTGGTAAACGTGTCATATAGTTGCTCTGGAGTTTTACCAAAGTACTTTTGAAATGTCTTGACGACCAATGGATAGGACAATGGCGGAGCACTGTACTGAGCCATAGTAAACTTATCCTGATAAGCCCTTGGTAAAAGATTTTTATCCATAGACATCATCTGGGCAACTTTCAGCGCGGAGCCTTTCAGTTCACTCAAAGAATTATAAATATCTTCTGCGTTATTATTATGCAATTCTTCCCTTGAGAGGGATGGATTGACCACCTTTTTTGCATAATGCTTCACATAATTCCCTCCTACTTTAGCACCCGTAGTGATAAACTTGGCTGCACGCTGTACCTTTGATACAGGTATACTCTGCTGCTCTTTCAACTTCCTCTCCATAAACCTGTAGATTATTTGTTTTGATATAAAAACTTGGCAAAGTCAATGAAAGTATCCACTGCACTTTTACCCATCAGGTCGAAGGCTAGGTTCACTGATTTTTCTATAGCTGCATCGGTTTTTTCAAATGCAGGAGACGTATCCTTCAGCCAAAACTGAAACACAAACCACACCTGAAGCCACATGGCTTCATCATAACGATCCGTAATTAAAGGACGGTTAGCTATTTCTTCAGTTTCTTTGCCTTCTAAGATAATTTCATTAGCAAAATCTTTAAACCTAGACTTAAAAGACTTGATTTCAGAAGGCACCATGTTCTTAAGATCATTTTTGCTTTGATAGATAGCCAGCAAATACGATCTATTTTTTTTCAACTCTTCAATCCAAGTGAAAAAGAAACTGAGGAGTTTTTCTCTTGCACTGTAGCTTCTATAAACCTCTTGGGATTCTATGCTTTGGATGGTTTGATCGAAAATATGTCCCCACACAGAGGATTTTACAGCCTCGAAAGAAGTAAAGTAATTATAAAACTCTTC encodes:
- a CDS encoding ABC1 kinase family protein; this translates as MERKLKEQQSIPVSKVQRAAKFITTGAKVGGNYVKHYAKKVVNPSLSREELHNNNAEDIYNSLSELKGSALKVAQMMSMDKNLLPRAYQDKFTMAQYSAPPLSYPLVVKTFQKYFGKTPEQLYDTFTKSAVNAASIGQVHQATSGGKKFAVKIQYPGVADSVSSDLKLVRPFALRLLNMNERELDHYMEEVESKLIEETDYVLEVQRSLEISTACSHIDGLAFPGYYEDMSSERIITMDWIEGKHIKEWLDTNPSQEDKNRIGQSLWDFYHHQVHNLQQVHADPHPGNFIITTDNRLGIIDFGCVKILPEDFYKGYFSLIKRELLINEEELNEIFYGLEFISDKDTEEEKIYFKGVFKEMISLLGKPFHSETFDFADDTYFEQIFRLGDRISNDKMFKKSRQARGSRHGLYINRTYFGLYNLLNQLQSNIVTTKPDWLK
- a CDS encoding TetR/AcrR family transcriptional regulator, with protein sequence MEKAPAKKSAKADPKSTIIKGYISFVLEHGHEPASIFKFAKELKMSEEEFYNYFTSFEAVKSSVWGHIFDQTIQSIESQEVYRSYSAREKLLSFFFTWIEELKKNRSYLLAIYQSKNDLKNMVPSEIKSFKSRFKDFANEIILEGKETEEIANRPLITDRYDEAMWLQVWFVFQFWLKDTSPAFEKTDAAIEKSVNLAFDLMGKSAVDTFIDFAKFLYQNK